Genomic window (Magnolia sinica isolate HGM2019 chromosome 6, MsV1, whole genome shotgun sequence):
TTCCCAATGACAAGTTTGTATGCCTCCAACTTCTCATGTGCAAAAGTACCCAAGGCTTTCAGTTGCATTTCAAGCAATGAATTTGCTTCTGCCAATCTTCTCCATGTTTCAAGGGATTTTTGAGGATCGGATGTTTGCCATTGCTTCACAGCACCTAccattgatggtgtggatgatcctcCAGTTCCAGGTTCCCCTAATAGCTGACAGAAAGTATAGTGTTACTAATTTGATTTTCTTTCACCTTTCATCTTGATAACACTGTTATCCATCAAAAATAAGTAAAGGATTCTTTACTGCCATGTATTGACAGCCTAAATTATCATTCTGACAAAGGAAGATTGCAAGAATGCCATGATATTTCCTATACATGGCCATGTCCCATCAAATGGTCAATTTCACCATCATGAACAGTGATAACTTTCCAAGCAGCATTTACAATCTCAAAATCACGTGCTTAAGTCATAGTAACATAGGAGAAGCTTTTGACATATTCCAATAACTTagtcatcaaatgggccatgtgagAAACTGAGAGACTCACCAGTGTCATTAACGGTGGTAATGAAAACTTAATCTTCTCATGATCCCACTTCTCTTCCAGGATACGAGTAATGACCCCTTCTAGTGGCTGTCCTTTCACTGCGACCTGTAGTTTAGCAGCAAAAGAATTATAAAAATTCCAGAAAATTCCTCCAAAATTTATTAGTAATAGCTGTATGAGTCACCACAATAACAAAGCCAGCACCATGTACCTTTGTAACCTACAGGCAGATGGACAAGGTATCCGaaacaaaataatttaaaaagttATCTAAAAACCTACAAAATTGCAGAAAAACCCTTTGTAGCATTTCAGGCAAGAGCCATGGTGCTGTAAACTTCCCCATGACCATTACAAAAACAAGCCTACCAGATTATAaagaagagctttgctaagcccaaatGCACCTATCATCAGACAACTTGATATGTTGTGACGTGCCCTTCTAGGACATGTGGAACCATTTGCACATGCCTCAGTTGAGAAGCACTGTGTAGATGTACTAGCCCAAGAAATGAGGCCAATCAACTCATTAGTTGGGCAGCCATGGATGGTTAATAGGAAATCACAATTTACAACACAGATATGAGTAACATACAGCCTTTCTTTACAATTTTTTATAGTACAACAGCACAAAGTTGGGCAGTAAGGGTGAGCGGAGAGACCAAACACCGCCAGTGACATTTAGGCAAGGTACCAAAACTTATGGTGCCATACCAGTTTTCCATCAAAATGCCACTTGCGTAGAACATCAGTACCAGAAAAAGCGGCAGGCCCCACCCTGAAGATCACCTGAGAATAAATCAGaccattccattcatcaggtgggccagacaaaTAGGATCAATGGACAACCGAACCGAAGGTCCCAACATACAGGTGTGCCCACCCTGTGAACGGATCAGCCTGGTTGTTTAGAAGGGTgatcttcaaggtggggcctaggtagtatgttggcaggaaagatggtaCTGTTGCGTGATcaagtagaaaaataaaaagcCGTCTCTCCACATTCAATGTGCTTTTGTGACCCCCTGAGGAGGGAACTGGCCTTCATATTTGGATTAGGTCAGAGGGACATGCTTGGATGTTAATTCATGCTAGGTTGGCATGCTTAACTGAGTGTAGAGGTACAGTGGGATTAGCAAATTTCCACTGAACAATGTAATAGGGGAAGGTTAACCAAAATACAGAGACTTCACCATCAGTCGAGAATGTCCTACAGAGCACATAATTGATAAGAACTGGAACTTGATTACTCTGCAATCTCATAGTAGGCTGAGAATCAAGGACTCACAAAGCTATAATAGCACAGATACATCAAACATGTGCGTGCATGTGCACACACCACCCACCCCAAACGAGTGCGCTGTGTttttgtgtagagagagagagagagagagagacctgagcAGAAGAGAGAACTGCAGGAGAAAAGCGAATATAGTGTTGACTTCCATACACAGCAGCACTGACATCAAAGCCACTACCCACTTTCCCTTGTGCTATACAATGAGCGGTTTGAGCTACAACATGCACCAAATCAAGATCTGAACTGGACAATGTTTCATGCAGATTCTTAGCTGTAAATGAGAGATTAACAGCTCCAAGGTAATGAAGTACAGCTGCAACCACTGCAGTGGTCATTGCTGCCGACGAGCCGAGTCCAGTTTTTGCAACCTCTGGTTTGCACTTCTCTCCAGCAATTGTTCCAGAGGACCCCTCTGTGTTAAAGGTAATTGATGAGAAGGGTGGAATTAAAGCCAACACATCCGGTGCCAAAGGAAGTCCACGTGCTTCAATCTAACAAGTAGAAGTTGCAAATATTTAAGTCATCGATTTGTAAGGTGCCACTCAACAAGCCAAACAATGGGAATATATATATctcaaatgaatatatatatacatacatacatacatacatacatatatatatacatacatacatacatacatatatatatatagggaaatggtactatgaggtcgagctgtgtgggccccactgtgatgtgtgtcgaacatctaccccatcagtcagatgcaccattccatggtgggccacgggcttaaaaatcaagtcaatttgtgactgggtgggccacaccacatacaaaagttgaaagggattaccctcccattaaaacattcataatcatttattgggcccaccaagatgtggttcacaaatctagcccatccattgtgtgtgtcctacttggatgaggggtcagaacaagtttcagccgcattcaaaactcaggtgggccccaccaagtgcttttatatgttttaggaatgtcttcacatggttttagatggtatggcccacctgagttccacatatggctgatttttggaatatcccataacctaaaggggacccatcaaatgcacaatgttgatgttcaacacacatcacggtggggcccacacagctcaaccttatgggaagttcccatgaggtcgacctcatggtaccatccccccccccccccacacacacacacacatatatggagagagagagagagagagaaatggtactatgagatcgacctcatgggaacttcccataaggccgagctatgtgggccccaccgtgattcttgttgaacatctaccccatcaatcagatgaacCATTCCATGGTGTGCCgctggcttaaaaatcaagtcaatccatgacttgggtgggccacaccagatacaacagttgagaggggttaccctcccattaaaacattcataatcatttttttggacccactgagatgtgtttcacgaatccagcccatccattgtgtgtgtcccacttggatgaggcatcagaccaagtttcagccccatccaaatttgaggtgggccccaccaagtacttttatatgttttaggcac
Coding sequences:
- the LOC131247981 gene encoding phosphomevalonate kinase, peroxisomal isoform X1; translated protein: MKLLIPIAGHGDSSNPFVEQAVQYSVAAAHSIYGKGKKDGLHKLLLQGLDITVLGCNDFYSYRNQIEARGLPLAPDVLALIPPFSSITFNTEGSSGTIAGEKCKPEVAKTGLGSSAAMTTAVVAAVLHYLGAVNLSFTAKNLHETLSSSDLDLVHVVAQTAHCIAQGKVGSGFDVSAAVYGSQHYIRFSPAVLSSAQVAVKGQPLEGVITRILEEKWDHEKIKFSLPPLMTLLLGEPGTGGSSTPSMVGAVKQWQTSDPQKSLETWRRLAEANSLLEMQLKALGTFAHEKLEAYKLVIGNCSSHRYEKWLEQAVDPYQEAVIKSLIGARDAMLEIRFHMQQMGQAAGIPIEPESQTRLLDATMNMEGVLLAGVPGAGGFDAIFAVTLGDSSSKVMKAWSSLSVLPMLVREDPRGVCLESSDPRANEISSSISSMHI